Genomic window (Penaeus vannamei isolate JL-2024 chromosome 7, ASM4276789v1, whole genome shotgun sequence):
ATATTGAGTAAAATCAAAGTAGCTAAAAAACAATTTATAGCATTGTACAATGTTATTTCATCAGCCTGAAATCCTAATACAGATAACTCTTCAATTTCTtgaatcatcatcaatcatcatcattatcaatatcaatcatcaattttattgtcaatcattattattatcattaccgtttccCCGATGTTTTGTCTTTAAATGTTTCCTTATTCGGTATATTCTACTACTACTGTGTATTCGCAAATATAAGAAATAGTGGATTAACCTATGATAAACTGAGAAGGAATTTCTTAACGCGTGCGaccatgcacaaacaaacaaaccgacaaggTCTCAAAAACATACACACCACACTACATAATACAATATGAGCACTTTATGTACAGTTCACAGACAGATGCCCTTCTAAACTtaattacccccccctccccccccccaaaaaaaaaaaaaaaaaaaaaaaaaaattcaggtgTATCCATACCAGTGGGTTGGAATTACTGGCCTCAATGACATGTCTCAAAGCATGTGACCTCCAAAAGAATTGCAGAAAGCCGGTATAAGTGAAAAAGGCAGGATCAAAATAAAGACCACGCTAGGTCTGACTTGCCCCATCCCCCAGATAACGCTCTGGCCAAAAGTGTGATAATCCCGAACCTGACTCAGGTGCCTGACAGATAAAGCCAGTTAGTTGAACGACgctaaatatattgataaagccAGTTAGTCCTCATACTGCCGTTTTCATTAATCATTGCATTCATTCAGCTACTCATTtctaaaatctatatatacaataagaTATGTAGAAATTAATGACTATtaaaattgtttttcttattttaaaaTCTTACGGTCGCTCACTGATCCAGCAGAAAACAATGTTTAACATTTCAATCGCCAAACTCTTTCATTTTTGGTCGAATTTGCAATGACAATTGCAGGAGGAATGGGAGacaatagtgatgttgataaaactagaaaacggaaataaaaattataataataaagaatagtaatgaaAGTGCAGTAACTAGGATTGTAAACAATTTTAGAAGTAAAGTGAATTTAATTCCTTTAAACAAATAATGCCTTCACATAATCAGAAAGACGCATAATGATAGTTCAtatcataaagaaataaaaaaaatctttagtatCCTCACCCTCTTAATATCTTAGACTTTTAACCGTTTGCGATGAAAAGTCGCTCTAAAAGTGTATTTGATGGATtctgatattgacaataaaatcTCGACCTTGTATTTTTCGAGACCACTGATTGTTAtcaacaaaaattaaataaacagacCTTGGGGATGAAACTACCAATCCATTTTAACGAATGTCACAGAAATTTCCAGCTATCGCCCAACACTATGAGAAGAACCATCGACTCAGTCCAGCGGTATCGCTCAGCTgttcaaaccaaaacaaacaaatcgCTCCCCAAAGTCACTCGGCAAATGTCACCCGTCGCCTCACCATGGAGCCCAAGCTGATCTCTCTGACTCTCGCCACATTAACTTGTGCCCAGGCATACTTGTATTTACTGAaccgaaagaggaaaaggaagaagaggcttCGGGTGACGCCATATCTGCTAAGAAAAGATATAAGCGAGTCTGAAATACACCCCGATGATGATcctgcgaagaagaaaaagaggagactaTGGGTAAAGCCGTGGttacagagaaaaaataagagtgtCTTCGATAAATTAATTCAAGAAATGCGACTCGACGATGATCCCGTGTTCTACGATTTCCATGGGATGAATAAGGAGAATTTCGACAAACTGTTATCCTTGGTGTCGCCTCACATTCAGAAAGAAAACACCAAATTAAGAGACTCAATTCCTTCAGCACAACGTCTGTCTGTAACGTTACGATACTTAGCCACAGGTAAGATCGAATTTTATTCCAGTCAGACTCTTATTCCATCTAGTTTGGTACTTATTTTAGTTGGGGCTTATTATGAATATGGCATgcagcatggaaatagtgtcttCCCTGGGGCTggcgctcttccagtcacggcTTACATACATTACATTGCACATTCTTTtgtcgatgggaataatgctaaaaccCCCTTCTAAGCACCAAATGAGTCAAGTCACACGCCAAGAGGTTTGTACATTCATGGCGgatcttttccgtcaccctggccttcactcatgacAGCAAGTTTGTGTCACCTGACCTGCGGCCATTTTTCCAATGACGACAAGTTCATGTCACCCAGCCCTTGACCTAGATTTTTCCATGACTGGACCGTAACATCATCCAGATTGTAGGGGTTAAGTGTAGAATATTGTTAATCTTTCCCACTGATATTACTCTCACAGTCAAGAATTAGCAGTTATTCCTCATACTCTCTACTAtttaatatatagaaattatttcaTGGAATTCCCCCTATTAGCAGCAATGAATCTGTCACTATGCTGTCTAATGCCATGTCCCCTGACTCCTCTCCTGGGGGGCAAGAGAGCCCCACATTAGAAGACAAAGAATCATCCACATATTCATTGCAGGGTAGAGCATACGACCAACATGCAAGAATGCAGAGTCTGTTCTATGTTCTATCCTGCTGTGTACATGTGGTGGTTTCTTTATGTGACTCTATATTGGCTAAGTCTctgtctgttatttattttttaccccacaatttccttAGTACTTTTCATGTCCTCTCTTGTTATTGGGGCCATGGTTGCGGGTATTGTTGGGGTTTCTGCGGCATTATTTCTGTATATTCAGGTAGTATAGGGTGACAGACATCCATCAATATCAAACTTGTTGTGACTGGTCATATTTTCTCATCTAGTATGACCtgattacccttttccttgactttcaaaatattaaaaaaaaattcacattgatattttgatgtctagcacattcatTTGTATAATATTTGTTTAAAACATTATCCATTAATGCTgctatgaaaaataataagagcATGTAGGTCTATTAATTGACTCTAAGGTATCTTTGCACTTGGAGCCATCTGTTTGTTAATatttttcacaaaacaataccacAGTGAATACCACATATTCCAAGCAGCATTAGGATAAATGAGCCAGTCCAAATTGTAACCTGCCAAATAGGAGATTTGTTGGCCTGTGATAGAACACTATAGATATGGAAACCATGGTGAGTACAAAACTTATTATCACAGCTGGATGGGGTCTCATGGCCTTATGCTTAAAATTGTGTAATGCACAACAGTTCTTAGCATaattttcttatgctagaatCTTCATGATTGGAGGAAATCTTAACATAATTTTAGGGCTGTCAGTTTCAAAAATACATTGTTCTTATCCTCTTATACTATTTTGTTATACCATTTGATTTTTGTGGTATTATTCCTTTGTGGAAGATTTTGTGCTTGAAAGAGTGGATTCCATAATGCTTTTAAGCATACATCCATAAAGTTCAAGAAACTCATGTGAAACTTTTGTTATAGAAAATTGACTAAATTGTGAGATGAGCATACTTAAAAAATCTAATAAGTAAAATAGATTACTGTATTCTAATGCTACTCAGTTAATGATTCATATGCAATTGCAAGAAGGCACCACCTCTAATAGCCCTTCTTTTAGGGTTATACTGTGGCAACTGTTTAGAGTGAGACTGCTTGGGGAATATGtatttgggtggagggggaaaagacaatTCATACAATTTGCAATTGAATTCTTCCTAATGCAGATCAGAAAAAGGACGACGGCTTTTttctaataaaataaaattagatgTTAAATTGTTTTGCGTGTGGTTTTAAATAAGCAAAAGGAACTTTTCAACTTAATAGTCTTCGCATATAAGTAATTATTATAGCCTATGAAATTACACTTACGTGTGGTATATTTTATTTTGAGTGATGAATCCCTTTCTTAAAATATTTAATTAATAGATAATCATCTTTATTGAGAACTGAATCATCTGTGATGTTAATTCCAGATATAACTtacaattattttcctttattgatttaatttaatGCATTGTTAGAAGCAAAGTACTTCCCACATTTTGATGTTCCTTGATATTTGTACAGTGCAGTTATTtatattctgtattttctttattacagGAGAAGCTCGTCGCTCATTAGCATTGCAGTACAGGATAAGCCACTGTTTGATAACTCGCATCATTCCTGAAGTCTGTAATGCAATACATTTagttttaaaggatgattatctGCAGTTACCAAAAACATCAGATGAATGGCAACAAATAGCTAGTGATTTCAGCAGTAACTGGAACTTTCCAATGTGCATAGGAGCCATAGATGGAAAACGCTTTCTTGTTCAATCACAAAACACTGGACCAGAATTTTGTGACTATAAAGGTTATCATGGCATATTAATGGTAGCACTTGTTGATGCTAACTACAAGTTCTTGTATGTAGCTACAGAAGCACAAGGCCAAGCAAATGCTGTTGGTTTCTGGGACAATTGTAGGTTGAAAGAATATTTGGACAAAAATATGCTTCAGGTTCCACCAGCTGCTACATTACCATCTGTAAATGAGAAAGTTCCTTTTGTGATTCTAGGTGATGATGCTTTTCCCTTGGAGGATTACCTGATGAAACCTTACCCTGGCCAAAACTTATCCATGGACAAGAAAATTTTTAACTACAGATTATCTTGTGCTCGCAGAGTATCAGAAAATGCCTTTGGAATTCTCTCTGGTAAATTCAGAGTATTTCAGCGACCTGTTCAGGCAACTCCAGCAAATGCACTAAGCACAATATTTGCAGCAGTGGTGCTCCATAATTTTTTAAGAATACATTCCAGAGTGCCTTTGCAACAGGAATTGCTGGAAACAGAAAACATTGACAGCGGTGTCTCACTTCCTCATAAAAAGGTTCCAGGAATTGAAAAGCTTGAAGACATCCCAAGAAAAATTGCCAGTACTGCAGAGATAGTACGAGATAGTTTCAAAACCTATTTTAATGGAGATAGTGGAATTTCATGGCAGGATGATGTGGCTCTCTTGGATTGAAATAAGATATGCTCTAATTTGTTAAGAATATTACTGTTATGTTGCATTCATGTAATTTTGtcttttacatataaacatatactattATATAGTGTGTAATTtagtacatgtaaacatataaatatatatatacatccatagtcTATATGAAGGAAATGTTTTGGGGTTTATgccatactttttatatattttttaaagttatattttgttattttcatagtCAATAAATTTGTTCTCGATAATATTTTTACTCAATTCCCCATGCAGTATGTAATAGAAGTTAAAATGAAGGCTGGTATTCAAACCTCTAGATACTAAAAAGTCAGTCATGTTTTAGGTCTTCGAGAATGATTGGGTAATGAaacatttccccccaaaaaatctagGAATACTCTACAAAGTGAC
Coding sequences:
- the LOC113820126 gene encoding uncharacterized protein isoform X1 — encoded protein: MSQKFPAIAQHYEKNHRLSPAVSLSCSNQNKQIAPQSHSANVTRRLTMEPKLISLTLATLTCAQAYLYLLNRKRKRKKRLRVTPYLLRKDISESEIHPDDDPAKKKKRRLWVKPWLQRKNKSVFDKLIQEMRLDDDPVFYDFHGMNKENFDKLLSLVSPHIQKENTKLRDSIPSAQRLSVTLRYLATGEARRSLALQYRISHCLITRIIPEVCNAIHLVLKDDYLQLPKTSDEWQQIASDFSSNWNFPMCIGAIDGKRFLVQSQNTGPEFCDYKGYHGILMVALVDANYKFLYVATEAQGQANAVGFWDNCRLKEYLDKNMLQVPPAATLPSVNEKVPFVILGDDAFPLEDYLMKPYPGQNLSMDKKIFNYRLSCARRVSENAFGILSGKFRVFQRPVQATPANALSTIFAAVVLHNFLRIHSRVPLQQELLETENIDSGVSLPHKKVPGIEKLEDIPRKIASTAEIVRDSFKTYFNGDSGISWQDDVALLD
- the LOC113820126 gene encoding uncharacterized protein isoform X2, coding for MSQKFPAIAQHYEKNHRLSPAVSLSCSNQNKQIAPQSHSANVTRRLTMEPKLISLTLATLTCAQAYLYLLNRKRKRKKRLRVTPYLLRKDISESEIHPDDDPAKKKKRRLWVKPWLQRKNKSVFDKLIQEMRLDDDPVFYDFHGMNKENFDKLLSLVSPHIQKENTKLRDSIPSAQRLSVTLRYLATGEARRSLALQYRISHCLITRIIPEVCNAIHLVLKDDYLQLPKTSDEWQQIASDFSSNWNFPMCIGAIDGKRFLVQSQNTGPEFCDYKGDDAFPLEDYLMKPYPGQNLSMDKKIFNYRLSCARRVSENAFGILSGKFRVFQRPVQATPANALSTIFAAVVLHNFLRIHSRVPLQQELLETENIDSGVSLPHKKVPGIEKLEDIPRKIASTAEIVRDSFKTYFNGDSGISWQDDVALLD